The DNA window CGCCTTCTTGATAGCGTTGGCCTCACAGGTGTCCCCATCCTCCACCACTTCCGGCGCACCAGGAAAGTCTGCAAGGGTGCGAACGACCAGCCCCGGTTCCGCCAGCAGCGCCATGAGTTCCTGTCCTTTGTGGGGATTCCTGGTGGCCAACACGATCTCCATGTCAGCCAAGCGCTCCGATCAGCGACTTCTGGATGCCCACCAAATGCTGGATGGCGCCCCAACCCAGATTCAAAAAATCATCCATGTCCTTCTTATGGAACGGAGTCCGTTCCGCCGTACCTTGGACTTCCACATAGCGGCCGGCGCCGGTCATCACGAGATTCATATCGACCTCGGCATGGGAATCCTCTTCATAAGCCAGATCGACCAGCACCTCGCCGCCCACCTTGCCGACACTGATCGCCGCGAGGTAATCGGTCAAGGGCAGTTTCTTGATCAGACCTTTCTTCTTCACCACCGTCAGGGCATCCGCCAGCGCGATAAAGGCGCCGGTGATGGAGGCGGTCCTGGTGCCGCCATCGGCTTGGATCACGTCGCAATCGATCCACACCGTCCGTTCACCCATTTCGCTCGTATCCGTGACCGCCCTCAGCGCGCGTCCGACCAATCGTTGAATCTCGAGCGTACGTCCGCCCTGCTTCCCCTTCACCGCCTCACGCGGCGAACGATCGTGCGTGGCTCGCGGGAGCATGGCATATTCGGCTGTGACCCATCCCTTCCCCTTGTCGCGGAGAAAAGGCGGCACCTTCTCTTCAACCGAGGCCGTGCAAATGACTTTGGTGTCCCCCATCTCGATGAGGACGGACCCTTCGGCATGCTTGATAAAATTACGCGTAATTTTGACCGGCCTGACTTGGTCGCGTCGGCGACCGTCAAACCTGGTCAATGAGGCCCCACTACTCATCCCATACTCTCCTTCCTCACCCGGAACCGAAGGTCGGAATTATAGTGAACAGGGTATCAAAGAGCAAATGAACCAGCGCGCCACGCGCTGGCGAGCTGATGGGTCATTCGTCCGGCGAATGCCGCTGCTTTTGGACTGGCAATCGTGTCGAACCTGTGTATAATCCGCTACCAGTGTTCACAAACTTGATGCCCCGACGGCGATTTCTGTACAGCGGCATCCCTTCAGGCGTCATTCCTGACGACAGGCTCCGTCGGTTTCGACTTGGACGCGCCGCACTTGCCCACAGCCTCTTCTCCACATTTCAAAGCAGTTAGCTGAATCAGCACCGACCACTCAGTCGGGACGAATAGGGACCTTCACTAACGGATCTTGATGGCACAAAAGGTGCATCGTGTTTCCGAGTTCTCTCAATTAGTTAAGGCCCACAGTCATTCTACCGATAATGATCCGACCTGCGGTTCCCATCCATTACTGATCGAACCTTACGAGCCACGTGTATGAGCATACAGACAGCCGCCTCGCGGACCAATCACCCCTCCCTCGTTGAAAACCGGAAGGTCCTCATCGTGGATGACGAGGAGCCGATCCGTCGGCTCCTCGGCTACCTCCTCGAGCCACATGGGTATGTGGTGACACTGGCGGCCGAATCCCGGGAAGCCCGGCAGCAACTCGAAAAGAATACCTATGCCTTGGTGTTGTGCGACGTGAACATGCCCGGCGAGTCGGGCATGGACTTGGTTCGCCACATCCTCACCCAATACCCATTGACCGCCGTCATCATGGTCACCGGCCTGGACAGCCCGGTCCTTGCGAACGCGGCGTTGGACATGGGCGCGTTCGGGTACGTCATCAAGCCGTTCGAGGCGAACGAGGTCTTGATCAACGTCGCAAACGCCCTTCGCCGCCGAAAACTCGAGATCGAAAACAGCATGCACCGGGAAAACCTCGAGGAGGTTGTCCGAACCAGGACCATCGCGCTGCAACAGGCCCTGGATTGGCTGGAGCGAAGCGAGAAAGAACTGCGGCTGTCCCGCGAGGAAACGATTCAGCGGTTGGCGATTGCGGCGGAGTTTCGCGACAGCGCCACCGCCCAACACATTCAACGCATGAGCCACTACTGCGAGCTGTTGGCCCGCCGGTTCGGCCTGTCGCCCGATCGGTGCGATCTGATCCGCACCGCCAGCCCGATGCACGACATCGGCAAGATCGGCACGCCGGACCACGTGTTGCTCAAGCCCGGGAAGTTCACACCGGAAGAGTTCAACGTCATCGCCCAACATGCGGACATCGGCTACCGAATCCTCAGCGGCTCGGACGCGGAACTGCTCAAGGTCGCGGCCTTGATCGCCTGGACCCACCATGAACGCTGGGATGGGAGCGGCTACCCGCGCAACCTGAAAGCGGACGGCATTCCCATCGAAGGACGCATCGCGTCCATCGCGGATGCCTTCGATGCCTTGACCACGGAACGGGTCTACAAACCGGCGTTTCCCTTCGAACACGCCGTGGACCTGATGGTGAAGCACAAGGCCCAACATTTCGATCCGGACCTCATCGACGTATTCATGGGCTCCATCGACGACATCCGCCGAATTCACGATCAATACGCGGATCGGTCGATCCGCACTCCACTGCGCTAATTCACCTGTCAGAACAAGGATGGGCTGACGAATGGCATCACGAGCACCCCAAGGATCGAGAAAAAGCCGGAACGAACGTGCCTGTAGCGATGCGGCCGCCAAACCCGCGGCCATCGACTCATCCGTCCCCGAGCCGATCGCCCATCCTGCCAGGTTCACCAGAAACTGGATCGCCTATCTTTGCGAGAACCTCGCCTCTTCCGGGCTCATGCCGACGTGGGAAGCGGCCACATACCTGACGGACAATCTGTTCGGCGAAAAGCCGAACCCGCGACTCCTGGGCACGACCAGCCCCTATGAAGATACGAACCAGCTGCTGCACCGGCTGTATCAACCGCTGGTCGAAGCGGCCAGCCGCGACGTCGCCCTGCCCGCGACCGCCATGATCCATGTTTTTACGGACGTGAGCCTGACGGGGAATTCAGCAGTATTGGTCGTGTTGTTTCCGGGTCACAATCGCCCGCAACAACTGCTGATGCTGGATGCTGCGAAGGCCTGGGACCTGGTGTTTGAAGATTCGGCCTCGTTCAACGCCTGGGCAGAAGAACGCTATCGCTGGATCAGGGGCTCGCTGCAATCCGCATCAAACGCCATCGCCGCTTCACGCCCCCCCGTCCTCGAAGCGGTCTGACACGCGCAGGCCTCTCCAAGCGATCAGCCTCTGGCCGACTGCAGGCGCCGTGAGCCGAGGCGTTACGCCGTCGGCTCGTAGTTGAGATTGGGGGCCAGCCATCGTTCCACTTCCGCAACAGCCAGCCCCTTGCGTTTCGCGTAGTCTTCCACCTGATCGTGATCGATCTTCCCGACGGCAAAATACTTGGCATCGGGATGAGCGAAGTAGAGCCCGCTCACGGAAGCCGCAGGCAGCATCGCGTAAGACTCGGTCAAGCTGACGCCGGCCTTCTCCTCGGCGTGAAGCAACGCGAACAACGTTCGCTTTTCGGTGTGGTCCGGACAGGCCGGGTAACCGGGCGCGGGACGGATCCCCCGGTATCGCTCCCGGATCAGGTCTTCATTGGACAACTGCTCCCCTCGTCCATATCCCCACTCCATCCTCACTCGCTGATGGAGATACTCTGCAAAGGCTTCCGCCAGGCGATCCGCCAGAGCCTTGGCCATGATGGAGTTGTAATCGTCGTGGTCCTTGTCGAACCGGGCGCAAAGCGGCTCGATGCCGATGCCGGCCGTGACGGCAAACGCCCCGAGAAAATCCACACGGCCGCTGTCCTTCGGAGCGACAAAATCCGCCAGCGCCAGGTTGAACTGATCGGCGGGCTTTTCCGTCTGCTGCCGCAACGTGTGGAAGGTCGCTACTCGCCGATGGCGGTCGGAATCGGCATAGACCTCGATATCGTCCCCGACTGCGTTGGCCGGCCACAGTCCGTAGCAGCCGCGCGCCGTCAAGAGATTCTCCCGGACGATTTCTTCCAGCAGCCGCTGCGCATCCGCCAGCAACTCTTTGGCTTTGGACCCGACCGTCACATCCTCGAGAATGGACGGATAGCGGCCGCGCAATTCCCATGTGTGAAAAAACGGCGACCAATCGATGAACGGAATCAGATCACGCAGCGGCTGCCGCTCGATGACCTGGAGACCGGCCTTCGCGGGAATGGGAATATCCACGGCCTTCCAGTCGGTCGGCAAATGACGGCTCCGCGCATCCGAGAGCGGGCGCAAGGGCTTTGCGCCCCGATCCTGGTGGGCCTGCCGGACCCGGGCATAGTCCTCGCGGGTCTTGCGGGCAAACTCCTCGCGATGGTCACGATTCAACAGGCTCCCTACGACCCCGACCGCCCGTGACGCATCAAGCACATGCACGGTCGCATTCGCATAGGAGGGAGCGATCTTCACGGCCGTGTGTGCCTTGCTTGTCGTGGCCCCGCCGATCAAGAGCGGCACCTGAAACCCTTCGCGCGTCATTTCCTTCGCGACGTGCACCATTTCATCCAACGACGGCGTGATGAGTCCGCTCAGGCCGACGACGTCGACCTGCTGCTCGCGGGCGGTCGCAAGAATCTTCTCGCAGGACACCATGACTCCCAGATCGATGACCTCATAATTGTTGCAACCGAGCACGACCCCGACGATGTTCTTGCCGATGTCGTGCACATCGCCCTTCACCGTCGCCAGCAACACTTTCCCGTTCGAACGGGAGAGGCCGGACTTCGCCTTCTCGGCCTCCATGTACGGCATGAGGTACGCCACCGCCTTCTTCATCACGCGGGCGCTCTTGACGACCTGCGGCAGGAACATCTTGCCGGAGCCGAACAAATCCCCCACGACATTCATCCCGGCCATGAGCGGACCTTCGATCACGTCCAACGGCTTGGGATACTTTTGTCTGGCCTCCTCCACATCTTGGTCGATGTAATCCGTGAGCCCCTTCACGAGGGCGTGCGACAATCGTTCCTCCACTGGTAGCCGACGCCATTCGTCGTCCTTCACCGCCGCCTTGCCCTTTTGCTTCACGGTCTCCGCGAAGGCCACTAACCGCTCGGTGGCGTCGGGACGTCGGTTCAACAGCACATCCTCCACGAGCGCCAACAGGTCCTTGGGAACTTCTTCGTAGACCGCGAGCTGGCCAGCGTTGACGATGCCCATATCGAGACCGGCCTTGATCGCATGGTAGAGGAACGCCGCATGCATCGCCTCGCGCACGACATTGTTGCCTCTGAACGAGAATGAAATATTGCTCACGCCGCCGCTGACCTTCGCCAGCGGCAGGTGTTGTTTGATCCAGCGGGCCGCATCGATGAAATCGACCGCGTAATTGTTGTGCTCCTCCAGTCCCGTGGCCACGGTCAGGATGTTCGGATCGAAGATAATGTCCTGCGGCGGGAAGCCCACCTGCTCCGTCAGGAGCTTGTACGACCGCCCGCAAATGTCCGTGCGCCGGGCCAAAGAGTCGGCCTGGCCCCGCTCGTCGAACGCCATCACGACGACAGCCGCACCGTAGCGGTGAATCAGCCGAGCCTGCTCGAGAAACTTGGCTTCGCCTTCCTTCAAACTGATCGAATTGACGATGCCCTTGCCCTGGAGATTCCGGAGGCCTGTTTCGATGACCTCCCACTTCGAACTGTCGACCATGATCGGCACGCGCGCGATGTCGGACTCCGCCGCCAGGAGCCGAAGGAATTTCTCCATTGCGGCTTTGGAATCGAGCAGCCCCTCGTCCATGTTGATATCGATGATTTGCGCGCCGCCTTCGACCTGCTGGCGGGCCACGGTGAGTGCCTTGTCGTATTCACCGGCCAAGATCAATTTCGCGAAGGCCGGCGAACCGGTAATATTGGTTCGTTCGCCCACATTCACGAAATTGGACTCGGGACGCACGGTCAAAGCCTCCAAGCCGCTGAGCCGAAGGAAGGGCGGGACCTGCGAGGGCTTGCGCGGAGCGACGTCGTGAACGGCTTCTGCGATCTTCTTAATGTGGTCGGGCGTCGTGCCGCAGCAACCACCGACGATGTTGAGCCAGCCGTTCTGAGCCCACTCGCGAAGCTGCGGGGCCAGTGAATCCGGCGTCTCCGGGAATCCCGTCGGAAGCAAGGGATTCGGCAGCCCCGCGTTGGGATGGCTGCTGATATAGATCGGCGCCAAGCCCGACAGTTCCTCAATCAGCGGGCGCATCTCCTTTGGACCCAACGCACAGTTCATGCCCACGCTCAGCAACGGCACGTGGGAAATCGAATTCCAAAATCCTTCGACGGTCTGGCCCGAAAACCCTCGATTGCTGCCGGCCTGAATGAATGTCACGGAAGCCATGATCGGCACCT is part of the Nitrospiraceae bacterium genome and encodes:
- the rph gene encoding ribonuclease PH is translated as MSSGASLTRFDGRRRDQVRPVKITRNFIKHAEGSVLIEMGDTKVICTASVEEKVPPFLRDKGKGWVTAEYAMLPRATHDRSPREAVKGKQGGRTLEIQRLVGRALRAVTDTSEMGERTVWIDCDVIQADGGTRTASITGAFIALADALTVVKKKGLIKKLPLTDYLAAISVGKVGGEVLVDLAYEEDSHAEVDMNLVMTGAGRYVEVQGTAERTPFHKKDMDDFLNLGWGAIQHLVGIQKSLIGALG
- a CDS encoding response regulator, translated to MSIQTAASRTNHPSLVENRKVLIVDDEEPIRRLLGYLLEPHGYVVTLAAESREARQQLEKNTYALVLCDVNMPGESGMDLVRHILTQYPLTAVIMVTGLDSPVLANAALDMGAFGYVIKPFEANEVLINVANALRRRKLEIENSMHRENLEEVVRTRTIALQQALDWLERSEKELRLSREETIQRLAIAAEFRDSATAQHIQRMSHYCELLARRFGLSPDRCDLIRTASPMHDIGKIGTPDHVLLKPGKFTPEEFNVIAQHADIGYRILSGSDAELLKVAALIAWTHHERWDGSGYPRNLKADGIPIEGRIASIADAFDALTTERVYKPAFPFEHAVDLMVKHKAQHFDPDLIDVFMGSIDDIRRIHDQYADRSIRTPLR
- the metH gene encoding methionine synthase, encoding MPQHEIDDLLRQRILILDGAMGTMIQRYKLDEAAFRGERFRSWHKDLKGHNDLLNVTRPAVIEEIHRHYLEAGADIVETNTFNSQAVSLADYGMDELGYELSKAGAECARRAVAQVVKQQPKRRCFVAGAIGPTTKTSSVSTDSNDSAARGTTYEELVQAYADQVRGLLDGGADLLLVETIFDTLNAKAAFFAIQKLYAEGARQVPIMASVTFIQAGSNRGFSGQTVEGFWNSISHVPLLSVGMNCALGPKEMRPLIEELSGLAPIYISSHPNAGLPNPLLPTGFPETPDSLAPQLREWAQNGWLNIVGGCCGTTPDHIKKIAEAVHDVAPRKPSQVPPFLRLSGLEALTVRPESNFVNVGERTNITGSPAFAKLILAGEYDKALTVARQQVEGGAQIIDINMDEGLLDSKAAMEKFLRLLAAESDIARVPIMVDSSKWEVIETGLRNLQGKGIVNSISLKEGEAKFLEQARLIHRYGAAVVVMAFDERGQADSLARRTDICGRSYKLLTEQVGFPPQDIIFDPNILTVATGLEEHNNYAVDFIDAARWIKQHLPLAKVSGGVSNISFSFRGNNVVREAMHAAFLYHAIKAGLDMGIVNAGQLAVYEEVPKDLLALVEDVLLNRRPDATERLVAFAETVKQKGKAAVKDDEWRRLPVEERLSHALVKGLTDYIDQDVEEARQKYPKPLDVIEGPLMAGMNVVGDLFGSGKMFLPQVVKSARVMKKAVAYLMPYMEAEKAKSGLSRSNGKVLLATVKGDVHDIGKNIVGVVLGCNNYEVIDLGVMVSCEKILATAREQQVDVVGLSGLITPSLDEMVHVAKEMTREGFQVPLLIGGATTSKAHTAVKIAPSYANATVHVLDASRAVGVVGSLLNRDHREEFARKTREDYARVRQAHQDRGAKPLRPLSDARSRHLPTDWKAVDIPIPAKAGLQVIERQPLRDLIPFIDWSPFFHTWELRGRYPSILEDVTVGSKAKELLADAQRLLEEIVRENLLTARGCYGLWPANAVGDDIEVYADSDRHRRVATFHTLRQQTEKPADQFNLALADFVAPKDSGRVDFLGAFAVTAGIGIEPLCARFDKDHDDYNSIMAKALADRLAEAFAEYLHQRVRMEWGYGRGEQLSNEDLIRERYRGIRPAPGYPACPDHTEKRTLFALLHAEEKAGVSLTESYAMLPAASVSGLYFAHPDAKYFAVGKIDHDQVEDYAKRKGLAVAEVERWLAPNLNYEPTA